The sequence CGAACCAACACTCTGAAGCTCTGTTGTCAGAGTAACAGTTAGCACCGCCTTACTTACTTCATTATTGTGGAACTTAGCTAAGTTCTCGTACAACTGACCTATATCATACTGCGGACTCTCCTTTATCTCAATCACAGTACTATCAGGAAATATCGCAGTCTGATTTTCAATCATCAACTCTAAGTTCTCAAGCAGAATATCTTTATCAGGTTCAGTAGCACTCGGCGGATACCTGCCGATAAGGTAAGGCATCCCGAACTTCTCCATCATCACCTGCCAAAACTCCACCCCCGAACGCTTAAACGTCACCGCCCAATAACATCTGCTCAATATCTTTTCACCGTAAGGATTAGTGTAAGTCGGATGATACCTGCTCACAATAAACTTAAAGTCCGGTAACTTTTCACCCTCCTCAAATACATAACTGCCGTTAATTCTTTTTCTTAATCTTAATTCATTATCCCTGTTAAATATAAACCACTCTATAGGCTTGCTGACAACATCAACCGGACAAGCTCATCATTTATCTTTTCCATTCTATCTCTCCGATTGACATTCCAAAGAATACGCAATCAAGAATCTCTCCCATCACTTTTGTGATAGGAAGATTATTTATCAACTCAATTGCTTTGCTTTTTAGCTTCTCATCTTTATGATTTACCTCCAACTCCATCTGCAGTACCTGCATCTTTCGTTGTTGAATAGTTGACATCAAATGAGGATCAGTCAGCAAGTCACGATAAATATTATAATCATAATTATTCTCTGCGAGAATAGTATCAGGATCAGGCAGAGCACTAAACAACTGATAATACAAATCGAGTTTTTCCCTTGTAGCAAACTCTTTCAAAAGTTTCATATTTCCATTCTTAAATTTCTTACTCATTTTATCTCCAATTTATTTTAAATATCCCATTCCCAATTGAATTTATCCCCTTCTCCTTTGGAGAAGGGCGAGGGATGAGGCTCTTCTAACTTTCCTCCTCAGCCTCTCATTTGTTCTTTCCCTGCTCACCACTCTTATCTCACTACTGACCGCTCTATTAACTGTCTTGCAATAATTCAAAAACTGACTCACAGAATCCACCACATCATCAAACTCCCCATCCGGAAAGTCCTCACACTCATTCACAAGGTCCTTAACCCAACTCTCACCAACAGGCAGCTTAACCCTGCCTGCCTCAATCAGCGGAGTAATCGCGTGCACTCTTGCAATCTTGTCTTTATCAACTTTGACCGCTTTAATCGGCAGTCTCGTTTCCCTCTGCAGTTCCTGAATAAGTGATTGCCCGCTTGCCTTATCTTCGATAAGAATTTCATTCGGTCTGAAAAGCTCGTATAATCTTATACTATGCTTTTTCAATTCCGGGAACTCAACCCTACCCCGCCACATATCAATCAAATAATAACCATCTTCAGCAGTTTTCCAGGTAGTACAAACAGAATAATCATTCCCCTCCCCATCCTTAAAACCTGTATCCCAGCTTTGAGTAATCGCAGTGACTTTTTTCTCAAGAATGTACTCTCTTTCATAATACTTCCACCAGCTTGAATCAATAACCCCTTTAGATTCCTTATCAATAAACTTCCCAAACACTTCCTGATCTCGAAGCATCGGTGAAATTTCCATCACAAGATTATCAATCTCACTTTTTTCAATGTACGGATTATCATACGAAGAAAAATTAAATGCAGCCCATTGCAAATTCCCCTCTTGAGAGGGGTGCAGGGGTGTGTTGCCTTGTTTGTCAGGTAATACAAGTGGTGTGTTGCTTTCTCTGCCCGGAAGTTCAAGGGGTGTGTTCTTTCCTGTTTCACCTTTCACGCTTGTCCCTTTGGGATTTGACGTTTCACATTTCTGAAACAGTTCATAAAACAAATGCTTCTCATTCGTTTTCTTTACACTCTTCCCCTTTGGCGTTCCGCCAATAAGCACCTTCGCCTTAAAGTCCATAATCATCGGCATAATACTCTCAGTCCAGAGTCTCCTATTCTTGAGCACAATCCCCGCCTCATTGATAACAATGAGTGCGTAGCCAAAGCCTTCGATATTCTCAGGCTTATCGGCACTCCTGAAGTCACAAATACTTTTCCCGATCTTAAGATCATTCCTGTTTGCGCGGTACTTATAATATTCTTTAGGTATAGTCCGAAGTACAGGCATAAAATATCTCTCAACATACCGTTCGATATTTCCATAAATAGTATCAACCCAAAGCACCGGCGATACCCCTTCGATCATCTGCTCCATAACATAATTTGCAAAGCCTCTTGTCAATCCGAACCTTCTGCCTTTTGCTATTATCTTATAACGTGCATCACTCTCAAAAAATATCTTTGACTGGTTAGGATGGTACTTTATTTCTAATTTTAATTCTTTGCCCATTCTTGCTCATTCATTTGGCTGATTGTTCTAACTACTGTCAGTTTAAGTTCACCGCTCTCTTCAACTTTCTCTTTTTGTTCAAGATACTGTTTCCCGAGCCAGATAAGCATTGTAACATTTCCCTGCATTGCAACCTGTATTTGTTTCCGCCTTAACCTCTCTTTAAGATTAGCCTTCCCTTTTGTAAGAAAAATCTCAAAATTCCTTTTCAAGGTATTTTCATCATAACCCAATGCTTCTGATATTTCTTTGTTTGTTAAGCCGTAGGAAGCAAGCTTTTCTATCCT is a genomic window of Ignavibacteriales bacterium containing:
- a CDS encoding DUF935 family protein, whose amino-acid sequence is MEWFIFNRDNELRLRKRINGSYVFEEGEKLPDFKFIVSRYHPTYTNPYGEKILSRCYWAVTFKRSGVEFWQVMMEKFGMPYLIGRYPPSATEPDKDILLENLELMIENQTAIFPDSTVIEIKESPQYDIGQLYENLAKFHNNEVSKAVLTVTLTTELQSVGSYKAAEIHREMLEYLGITDKKIVENALNILLEYYCYLNFGMTDAPKVVLRKKENVIEHSTERDKALSEIGVRFTKEYFVKRYNLEEGEFVMGQMSDVKSQTESRIKEGKRIK
- a CDS encoding DUF935 family protein gives rise to the protein MSKKFKNGNMKLLKEFATREKLDLYYQLFSALPDPDTILAENNYDYNIYRDLLTDPHLMSTIQQRKMQVLQMELEVNHKDEKLKSKAIELINNLPITKVMGEILDCVFFGMSIGEIEWKR
- the terL gene encoding phage terminase large subunit, with protein sequence MGKELKLEIKYHPNQSKIFFESDARYKIIAKGRRFGLTRGFANYVMEQMIEGVSPVLWVDTIYGNIERYVERYFMPVLRTIPKEYYKYRANRNDLKIGKSICDFRSADKPENIEGFGYALIVINEAGIVLKNRRLWTESIMPMIMDFKAKVLIGGTPKGKSVKKTNEKHLFYELFQKCETSNPKGTSVKGETGKNTPLELPGRESNTPLVLPDKQGNTPLHPSQEGNLQWAAFNFSSYDNPYIEKSEIDNLVMEISPMLRDQEVFGKFIDKESKGVIDSSWWKYYEREYILEKKVTAITQSWDTGFKDGEGNDYSVCTTWKTAEDGYYLIDMWRGRVEFPELKKHSIRLYELFRPNEILIEDKASGQSLIQELQRETRLPIKAVKVDKDKIARVHAITPLIEAGRVKLPVGESWVKDLVNECEDFPDGEFDDVVDSVSQFLNYCKTVNRAVSSEIRVVSRERTNERLRRKVRRASSLALLQRRRG